AAGTACCCCTGCTAGAGTAAGTCTGTCCCAAAGGGGAGATCTTTCACTGTATAGCAGAACTGAACTTCAAAGCAGGATGATTTAAACAGAAGCAGGTGAGAGCTGAGAAGGATACAGTCTCTGAAGAGGAGGGGGTCGCCCTTCGAGGACAAGATGAAGAGCTGCCGGATCATCCTGCAGAGGATAGAGGACTGTCGGGGCAACAGTTCACCCCGGTGGGACAGCTAGGGGGAGTTTCAGTGCCACTGCAACATCTGCAGAAACAACATCTGCAGGAACACGTCCAAGTCTGTCTGCAGAACTGCAGTCAAGCCGAAATAAAGGAGAAAACCCCTGTTTATGGGGGAAATGACAAACAAGCAGCATCTCATATTCACTGCATGAAACTAGttattatgaggaaaaaaataaactaacaatAAACAATCAGATTGTCTGGTGTGTGCTACTGTAGGTGTGCGTCACACATTAATCTCAAACGTGTTAAAGGTGACACTGAGTAAAGCGGAATAGGGTAAAGACAAGTCGAAGGAAAACTGAATTTACCTGAAAAGATGACACAGTTCAGACgtttaaactgaactttaagTGTTTTAAAGCCATGCTAACGTGGAATTACAAATCATTTTCCAGTTCCACGTAAAATCTCCTGCAATGATGTCGACTCTAAGAAAgggtgttatttaaacattaaaagctTGAAAAACACAACACGCTTTAAAACGTCCACTGTCTGGTTTAAGTGTTGCATCCTGTTAAAAATGAACTGTTAGCTTGTTAGCGCCACCTGTCGTGCAGGCGGAAAGATTGGACGCTTGCTTTTTACAGACAGAACATTCAGCATTTCACAAtttcttacaaaaataaaataaatacatttcttgttTATTAAAAGCAGCATTCGGGCAGTGTTAGACGCTTCGCGTTCGCGCAGTTTTCTCGTTCATTTCATCTGTAGTTCGGTCATCCAACCACCAGGCGGCAGCACACGCAGAACCTCCACAGGAAGTGCACCACTTCTCCACGCTTGGTCTTTGGCACCATAACATCGCTGCTGTTCGAGCTCACCATGAAGTAAGTAAACGTTTCCCTCTACAGCCATtacattagtttttatttttcatttggtaGAGAATCCCTTTTCTGGTCGTTGGTTTCCTGTTGAGCGGATTCCAGCCGATAGCAGCAGGCTTTATGTTTCGTGTGTGTCGCCTTTTCCCCATTTCCATTCAAATTCTCCACTGTAGAACTTCAAAAACTTctaaaaacttctaaaaaatcaaatttgatttttttaaacttaatagACCAGGTACTGAATAGCCACCTACTGAATTCGTACTTGCGTTTGATTGTATTTGCATTTTAGAGGTGTAACGATTGCATACCAATCAGTGGTTGTTGATGTGATTCAATCATTCGATAATTGTTCGTTTTATCCGATTCAGTGACctaatggatccaggacatctttatccaaaacatcatccagtgtgactcagcgagaaatacctgctactgaaatgtgaagttttccagattccttagATTTCTTCCAAGATAatcaagtttaaattaaatatgtacaaacaaagaattaaaatcaaatccatccacattttagtttcctgaagttcagcccactgttgtttttccacatccaaagaatccaaagggaacattctagcacactgtgtggtcacatgactttctaAATTCAGttttggactggaatgatggttgatcagtttttgatgaaattacatgttttttgtctgctgtaATGCACTCTGTTAATTTtgattgtgtctgaattccttcaatACTCACTACCTAGGgggcactatgtagtgcactatatattgccctatatagtgcacaaCATTCACCAtgttgtagtgctgtccgaaccTACAATTTCAAagtcgagtgccctagaaatttcccagaagtctctgcgaaaaagcAGTGTGCATCGAGTgaatataaaccacaatgcattgcgtcgaacagtttttgcaattttctttttttatgttagggTGGGAACTTGGGGCACAGcctttatgttatagtaaaatgaCCTCACCAGGTCTCAATCCAAACGGTGGTTTCCAATATCGATTCAATAGGCAGAGCTgaaggtagcagagatgaagatgttgaggttctctttgggagagaCCAGGATGCATCAGGAATGAGTCCATCAGAGGAGCAGATCATGGTTGATATTTGGGACATGAATgcagatggagatggtttggagGAGCAGCAGTGATGATGCTGAGGTTACAGAAACCAGGAAAGAGGCCTAGCGGAAGACCACAGAGGAAGTTcatggatgaagaggagggcaTGAGGGTTGTTGGTGGGGACGATAGAGGAGAGAGCTGGATGATTAATGTAGCAACTAAGAGACAAAGAAGATATGGTTGAAATCTTCATAATGTTCATTATGTTGAGATggtgcataaaaaaataaattgatgaaACATGAATATTAGAAAGCTGACCTTCAGGTTTATTTCACTTTGTTTAAATGAACAGAATCTTGACTGCTGTCTTCTAAAACACTGAAAGTTTCCTGCCGGTTGATTTGTTTCAGTCCTCTGACGAAGGTGAAGCTGATAAACGAGCTGAACGAGCGCGAGGCCGACCTCGGGGTCAACGAGAAGGTGTCGTGGCACAGCGAGTACCGGGACAGCGCCTGGATCTTTGTGGgtgagggggcggagcttctCACAGGAACCTGCAGTAAATGAAGCGTGAAAGCAGGTGGTTGACGTCTGTTCTGATCCTGCAGGAGGCTTCCCCTACGAGCTCACAGAGGGGGACCTGCTCTGCGTCTTCTCTCAGTACGTACCCACAGCCTCGctttggggtggggtgggggcacACACCGCTTACTGATGTGTCCGTTCAGGTACGGTGAGATCGTCAACGTCAACCTGGTGCGCGACAAGAAGACGGGAAAGTCCAAAGGCTTCTGCTTCATCTGCTACGAGGACCAGCGCAGCACCATCCTGGCTGTGGACAACTTCAATGGCATCAAGGTgaggcccccaccccccacccggGGCGGCGCCACTGTGAGCATCCTTAATGATGAAGCTCTTTCTCCCCTCCAGATCAAAGGACGCACCATTCGCGTAGACCACGTAAAAAACTACCGCCCCCCCAAAGACGGCGAGGACATCGATGATGTCACCAAACGCTTGAGGGAGGATGGCTGCGCCCCCACGGGCCCTGCCGCCCCCCCGTCCTCCTCTGAGGATGACGAGCAGCTCGTCATACCTgtgaaaaaacccaaaaaaggtGAGGTCACTTCCTGTTCTGTCATTTATGAGGGGGAGGGTCAGTTTCACCTGTACtcttctgctgcagacaaaaaagagaagaagaaaaagaagaaggagaagaagaagagccgagcttcctcctcctcacctccCATCCGagtcaaagaagaaaaacgaGACACGGCGTACGACAAGTACGCCACGGGGGGGTCACAGAACGGACACAATGAgacggagaggaggagggaggagaagaggagagaCAGAGATGTGGAGAGTAAGAGAGAGACTGAACGAGAGAGGGAGGACAGAAGGAGAGGAGAGAAGAGGAGAGAGGCGGACAAGGAGAGCTCCAGAAGATAGATGGAGGAGTAAAGAGAGGAGAATGATACATTCTCTCCTCAGCAGAAGAGCTCCCCCTGCTGGCTGACATCCTCCTGTAAACAAAGCTTCCATGAGAAGCCTTTTTTTGTACAGATATTTGTAAAGTTTGTCTTAAgtgttaaaaaacaagtttgtctTCTGGGCGATGatttaaataattgatttattaaaaaaaattcaaacagcaAATTTGATTCTCTTTTGAAAACGTTTCAGAATTCACTAAAGCTTAAGGagcatttaaataaagacatttggAGAACAGAATTATTTATGTGTATCAAGCCTGAAGGGATCCAGAAAACTTCAGACATTGACTGTTtacaagaactggactgagtgacccctccccctggcatTTTACCATTGGTCAGAATGACTATTTGATGCTTTGAACACATTTTGgcttatcattttttttttactaaatagtTTTCTCTAttgcaagttataaactgaccaaataGATGCATCTGTGAGAGTAGGAGTGCGGCCTGccaacaagctcactactgATTGGCTAGGGTGTtcgccatagaaatgttgaatcAGACCAACTCTTACTGACGTCTGACTCCAACATAGTTGGGTCCAGACCGTGAAAAACTGAACcggcttcatttggttggagccggatgTAAGcagttttctgtgggtgacatcacactcactcgctcataccccttgtgctatcttagatgaccccacccttacattgacgtgttctccctaccatgacaaaggtggataaaggtggaaagatttcatgtaatccatggacaccagtgaagatcacaaatcattgaagaaaaaaggttcagagcaccgtctagtgggtctagatcagtgtttttcaaccttttttgagccacggcacactttaaccttaaaaaaaaaaattccgcggcacaccagcattcaaaaattaaaaaaaaaggagaaactcagtctttattgatctacagcccctccctccacagtctcacatgcatttttgagataattgttacagaaaaagctggaaactgcagctgttttttttcctaaaagatgcaataaaagttaagttagaagatttaaaaacagtttgatgtgtgttcgttggtttcaagacgtttaacaacagatctccttgtgcgctgtcactctcacaacccaatgcatcatgggagatgtagtgcataaaacggccggagatcggatttcggagcttcattgttttgttcacttgttccacggtctgataccggattctgtggaaagctacagcgctaaagacgagctttagctggaatttttgttagaactgagcgactttacgagctcaatcgggacaaggaagtgaagactttaagcacttctgattggtcagactgatgacatgtgattcagccccccaagaatgattggtggagacagttaaaagggcgggacttttccaaaatacagccgaagctgcagctgaatcgcggtaatgtcattcttatcaaaatgtctttaataagataaaataaacgcaaagaaaaagtatttaacaatattttatattcctaactcctcagtgttttatcagggcctgtttggatgaacagagagctgaaatcctggatatGGGAAaagtttttagatcagttaatgagggcaatttcccacggcacacttgaccatctcccacggcacactagtgtgccgcggcacactggttgaaaaacattggTCTAGataatggtaaagtgcctaggatagcacaagggatacagacAACAGTTCTTGATGAAAGCTTTCATTCATGAAGCCACAGTAAAAAAACGTTTATTATAAGCTGCTTTGAGTCAAACATGCAGCACCTCAGatggaaaactgctttttgtctCATGAACAGCACCGCCTGCTGCTGCTCAGTCCATCTGCACTTACAAAACATCGGTTCATCAAATCCAACAGAGGGTTGGTTTATGAGACAGACATGAAGGAATGAATTATTTCATAAACACAGGCTCCGCCTTCTTCCCAGTTAAAATCATGAGGTACAAGAAAACTGAtattaaaagaagagaaacaaagaaatgaatcagaagtgaaaagaaacattttataatCGTCTGTCTGATCACACAGACTTTAGTTCGGAATTCATCCAACAGTACAAGGAAATCTGAAAAAGCAGAAATCGCCAGAAAATGTCTGAAACCGTGGAAGAAACCTAACGGATTCTTCCGGCGCGTCTGCAGGGCCAAACACCCTTTAATGCCGCTGCAACCTCCGGTTCGGCCGCTGAAACATTCAGTGCAGCTGCGGGAAATCTGAGGAGGCGGAGTTTACCTCGAAAACCTGAGCTGCTTTGATGCACTGGCGCCCCCTGTTGACGTCACGTGGCatcatttgcataataattttagGGTTGCTATGGTTACAGGTTGCTGATTCAGACTGCAGGACACTTGACTGAGGTGGTCCTTTTGTGGGTCTGAACGGTTCTGGTTGCCCTGATCGGTGCTCAGGCGGTTTTGGACCCTAAGGTGGAGCTTTGTGCGGCTCTGTCATGGAGCAAGTACTTCCACTCTCTGTTCAGAACTGACGTGCACGCTCATTCGTGCACTCTCATCCGTGTACAGATCTGTGCGCTGATCCAACCGGGCTCGTCTTCATCAGCGGCGTCAGGTCATGACGTCTGCGGTGGCGCCGCAGAGCTGGACTTTGTCGCTCGTCAGCACATGGAGATGGTGACGTTGATGCCCAGGTTCCCGCTGTCTGCAAAGAGGTGAGCGATGGAGGTGTCGAACACCAGACAGTCGCTGTTCATGATGGCGGCTGCCACGCCGTCGTGGATGGAGCGTGGCGTGGCTTCCCAGGTCAGCCGGCGTCGGTTGCCATTGAGCTCCAGGCGGTAGGCGAAGTTCTCAGCTTGTTTGCGCGTGCCGATGAGGAGGACGACGGCGAAGAACTGCTGGTGACCTTCATACTTCTCCTGCTTCTCCAGAACCAGCATGAAGTGATGGCTGAAGCACGACTGCATCATGACCCAGTCCACGGCGCCCGGCAAGTTGATGTCTGTCGCCAGGAAGACAATGTCTTCTCCCTGCAgacaggaagaaagaaagaagacgaCGGACTCAGCATGGGAGACCTTTATCCTGAAGCAGACTTCATGAGGAACAATCTGTCCTTTCTGAGGAAGTTCTAAGCTTCAGGAGTTTCAGCTGATCTGCAGTCATCTGCTCCTCGAGGGAGACGTGCTCCTGTCGGTTTAGGTCCGGCAGGTTTCTGAATGAACCTCAACTAAACAGGACCCAGAACCAGATGGTGACCAGATCCATCTGCTGCTTCAGATTAGTGCAGCAGATAGAAGGTTAAGCAGGTAAATGGCAGAAAGATGGTTCCTGAGGAAACAAACAGGGAAGTCCTCCTTCATGAATCACCACGAAGGAGGAACTTGCTGTACGTTTTGGTCTGATGTGACCTTTAAGAACAATGAAGATCTGGTCTCTTCTTCCTTCAGGCTAATGCTGAGTCAGGGATTCTCACGTTAAAAAGACATGACAGAAGCATCAGGAGTTCTCAGACCAGGATCTGCACACGGTTCTGACCTGCAGCGTGGTGATGGACTTGTGGGCGTGCATCAGGTGAGGCATGACGGCCTCCAGCGAGCCGTGCCACTTGCAGGTGGCTCCTGGACACGGACAGGTGTACGGCCGGAACTCGCACACTTCCTCGTGGTCAGGCTTCTCGCTGTGGTGCAGAGACAGCAGGCAT
The DNA window shown above is from Oryzias latipes chromosome 14, ASM223467v1 and carries:
- the LOC101157637 gene encoding E3 ubiquitin-protein ligase Siah2, which produces MVQTDSRHVGSAGSGCERQMTEPPLRPLVGLGPQLGAMSGPSSAGAGGLGAAKAGGGKHGAASAAAAAAAAAVAAGAGVGSVAGSGSAASSSVLSLPAAGLPGQPTELTALFECPVCFDYVLPPILQCQSGHLVCNPCRQKLSCCPTCRGPLSPSIRNLAMEKVASTLPFPCKYSSAGCLLSLHHSEKPDHEEVCEFRPYTCPCPGATCKWHGSLEAVMPHLMHAHKSITTLQGEDIVFLATDINLPGAVDWVMMQSCFSHHFMLVLEKQEKYEGHQQFFAVVLLIGTRKQAENFAYRLELNGNRRRLTWEATPRSIHDGVAAAIMNSDCLVFDTSIAHLFADSGNLGINVTISMC
- the rbmx2 gene encoding RNA-binding motif protein, X-linked 2 → MNPLTKVKLINELNEREADLGVNEKVSWHSEYRDSAWIFVGGFPYELTEGDLLCVFSQYGEIVNVNLVRDKKTGKSKGFCFICYEDQRSTILAVDNFNGIKIKGRTIRVDHVKNYRPPKDGEDIDDVTKRLREDGCAPTGPAAPPSSSEDDEQLVIPVKKPKKDKKEKKKKKKEKKKSRASSSSPPIRVKEEKRDTAYDKYATGGSQNGHNETERRREEKRRDRDVESKRETEREREDRRRGEKRREADKESSRR